AGATCTTACAAAATGAAGTAGAAATCTATCAATTTCATAAATACGTTTCATTCGAAAAAAAGGATTTCGAAGAGCTATCTAATGTTGAAAAATTGGATGAAGGATTCTGAAAAAGCTATCAAATGTTGAGAAAATTATAGTAATTAACCacctaacacacacacacacacacacatatatatatatacacacgcatatatattattaaagttgagaAAATTATAGTAATTAACTTTGGTATGAAAAATAGTTATATCAAAttagaaatttaatatattttgataaaaaatttcaataaatttataaaaatttataacattTGTTGTTcgtcaaattattatttttttgatagaAGTTAACCGTGTAACTCGAACTCAGATCGAAACAGAGATATTTATTGTTGCCTTCTTTGATTCAATCGAACTATAACAATCAAACTTAATCCATATAGTTTTGGATCAAATTGAGTGCACTTAGTTTAAAAATGGATGGCTTGAGAATGTCGCTTTCTTCTGGAATATATAGTGTACAAGCAACCAAAGTGAAGCCAGTAATTTAGAGGGAAAAAAAGTCACAAAAGGACGCAATGTAAATGGAACGATGCATTTAATTTCCTTTATCTACGACGTTTCTCGCACGTCAATATCGTGCATCTTAAGCAATTGCGACTTTCAAGAAAACGTGTTGTACTAAAgtctatatttatatatattaaattagatCGAAGTAAAATAAATAGCACGTTGTTCTTGTTCTTTGAGAGGCCTCGGGTTTCCAATTTTCTAACTAATTTAAAATGTAactaaaagaaataaataaagaattttctgaaaatatttgaaatagtGTGATACCCCATGAATGACTTCGAGCTCCGGCCCATTCCTAACCAAGGTAGGCGACCCATGATGAATCTCAGGtactctcctataaatatcaggtttgagagtctaatttttcatttattatattGATTTCAGCAGCACCTTTAGCTGTTCTCTCACTCTATTCGCAgtatctgacttgagcgtcggaaggGTTACGCCGAAACACCctccggcccccttctaacgattTCTTTCGTGATTTCAAGCTTAGAGAAAATTTGAGGCTTAGATTCGGACTAGTATCACCTGTTGGAACCGAGTcctaaattttcagtgagtatcacttggcgacGTAGGTGGGAAACTTGAGCTGAGACGTAGATATGGTAGGCCGGAGAGGAAGCAGAAGAACTAACTCAATATCGTCACGTGCTCAGATGAGACCCGAACAACCTCGTCTTGAGACGAGACATGAACAACCTCGTCCTGAGATGAGATCCGAACAACCTCATCCTGAGATGAAGTTGAacaacttcgtcccaatgagAATGTGAAGAACTTGACCCTAGAACGGTTAGGCCAATTCATTACCAGGACAGTCGATGAGGCCATGAAAAAGAACCAAGAGTCCATGTTTGTAGAAGAACAGGCTACTCGCCAGGAACGAGAGGAGAATGCTGAGGGCCATCAGAGCAGAGTTGAAGAGACGCAGCCCCTCTCAAGTGGGGAGAATCCTGAGATGGAGGAGATGTGAAATGAGATAAGAATGTTAAGGCAACGGTTGGGAAACAAGGATCCAGTGCCCAAGAGAGAGATTCCTTTTTTCTCCCGCCATTTCAGAAGAAGGGCTTCCCCCAAATTTTCGACAATCGAGCGTGGGAGAGTCTACGAGCGTACAGACCCAGAAGAACACTTGGGAAGATTTGAGAATGTGGCTTTGTTGCATCAGTACTCAGATGGAGTTAGGTGCAAGGTGTTTCTGGGTACGTTGGTGAGATCAGCCCAACAGTGGTTTAATACACTGCAACCCAACTCCATACGGTCTTTTGATGATTTTTCCAGGGCTTCTGGCATCGATTTGCTAGCAGAAAGATGTACCAGAAAAATTACCTAAGCATGTTCGTGATGAAACAACAAGAAACTAAAACTTTGCGAGAGTTTATCCAGCGTTTCAACAATGCAGCGCTGGAAATATCAGCGGCTACCCCTGACATTATGATAAGTTCCTTTGCCCAAGGATTGAGAGGAAAAGAATTCTTCAAATCCCTAGTAAAGAAACCTCCGTTGAGCTATGATGATCTTTTAGCTTGGACAGAAAGGTACGTGAATCTAGAAGATTCACAACAGCACAAAAAGACGGAGCAACGACATGGAGGAAGTAGGGTTGAGGGAGCGAAGGGAGAGGGTAGGAAGAGAGGTGTGGGTGAGAGATAGATGATGTTAAAGCTAGAGGTAAAGGAGATAGAGAACGAAGAACATGAAATCATAGAGTTGGTGTCCGAGAAAAAGACACTCAAGATAACCCTTGACATTGACTCAGAGATTCAGAAAATACTCATTACTTGTCCTCTGTAATcggttgaaatttaataaaaccAAGTTCTTGCATTAAGTTCAAGGATGTTGTTGTATTATGAGAATGACATGAGACAAATTTTACCTATTGAGGCtaagcctagtagaggagaagaggtgatgagactgaaaattaaattttacctacttgggcTGAGTCTAGTAGTGGAGAAGAGGTAGggagattgaaaattaaattttacctacttgggctatatctagtagaggagaagaggtggagagattgaaatttattattttcctgacaaagcatcgcctagtagaggagaataGATGAGGAGActgaaaactaaattttatcTAGTGGGCCGAGCCTAGTAAAGGAGAAGAGGTTGggagattgaaaattaaattttacctacttaaactgtgcctagtagaggagaagcgTCGaggaaattgaaaattaaattttatctacTGGAGCTGAGCCTAGTAGATGAGAAGAGATGAGGAGgctgaaaattaaatttacctACTGGTTCTTTGTATGTTACATCGAACATTATGTTTCATGAAATTATTGATGTTGACATCCTTCTTAAGCAATGGTTGTAGAGTGCTTACTTTGAACTAAGTTTAATgaaaaaagaatgaaagaaaaGTATGATAAGTATTGGGGATCAACtgagaaaatgaatatgattttatattatgttGTGATCCTTGATCCGCGACATAAGTTGGagtttgttgaatttttttttctgataGAATGTATGGCAGTGCTGGGAAAAACAAGACCATGAAAGAACAAGTGAGACTTGGCCTTTACGAGTTATTTGATGATTATAAACTAAGACATTCCAATAAACTTCCACACACTTCTAAAAGTTTATGCTCTTCATCAAATAGTTCCACCCTTGGCTCGCAAGATATGTCTAAGAAACGCTTGTGTGAGGCGGACGATGAGTTTGAAATGGCTATTAGATTGTTGTTGAAGCAAGAGTTCAAGATGTATAAGATTGGAGGAAAAGGTGAAGTGGTAAAGTCTGAGTTTGAGAAATATTTGGTTGAAGATGTTGAGGAGGAAAAAAAGAACTTTAATATATTGCAATGGTGGAAAGATAATAGTCCCAGGTTTCCCATTATTTCTCGAATGGCTCGAGATATATTGGCAGTTGTAATTTTCACCGTTGCTTTAGAAACTGCATTTAGCACCGGAGGGCGTGTACTTGATGCATTTAGGAGTTCTTTATCGCCCAAGATATTTCAATCTCTCATTTGTGCTTAAGACTCGATGTGATTCAAAACCAATTAATATGGAGGAAGATTTGTGTGATGTTGAAATGATTGACAaaggtattttaattttattttatttactttagATATATCTTAACACTTCGAAGTActaacattttattttctttgtttattttgcaaaaatgaaaaaattgggTGTTGATACAtctattattgatgtttgattatcataattaattcaacgaTAAAggtgaaaaaaaataatcaattcaAGGTTGGAAGTTTAAGCATGtgaatcttattattatttatattatagatTTTGTTTCCTGCATTGAAGAAAAACAAGAATTATTggtacattttatttttgttttatgaggttcatttttttgttaatatattTACATCTTTATGTAGGTGATGAAACATTCTAGATGATATTTTGAAAGTCAAATAAGAAGTTGATTCTGATTTTTTTGATGAAGATTTAAGTTGGATTTCAAGATTAGACTTGTTAATTTCTTATATATGCATCTAAATAGTTTATGTtcgatttaaatatttgttaattataatACTCATTCTAAGTTTTGAGATAAATATTTTGTGTTTAACTTCTATAGACATTCACgagacaatattattttgataaaccTATTTTCTCGTCATATATTATTTGGTAggcacaaaataataaaatgttattttgtccaaaaaaaaaaaaacctcgaacccgaacccgacctTATCGGGTACCCGAAAAGGCGGGAAGTGTCCAGAATCGGATCGAGTTCGGATAATGAAAATGCTACCCAAAAAAATCAGATACCTGATCCGAAAAACCCGACCCGTGCCCACCCCTATTTCTGTCCATCTGACACTTTATTCCATAGTGCGGTTGGGCACGGACAACGTGCtactattataaaataatttgataaataattaaaaatattttatttaccaATAAAAAAGATATATTCCAAGTATCATTAACTCATAAATTGTACTACCAAAACGTCTTGTTTAATTCTTAATAAATTTCCGTTCCATTATGCTTGTTAGGGATCATAACGTGACAAAACTGCACCGGAAACGAAGCAATTTGAATTTGAAGCCACgattatatataatttctaACTCCAAAATTTTTCACGcctaataacataaaaaatttatacaaaatcTTCCAACttggatatttaattttgttttttaccATATTTTCGCATAAATGATGACATCTAATCAAAAAATTTTCGGGTTTTCCAacattaacaaataaatataaaaaattaatatttttgtattttcaaaattaaatgaacaaattaataatttaaaaagtaaattaaataaagatagattgataaaagagtaaaaaaaaataatattatatatagaaaTTGAACAATATAATTTgagacatataaaaaaaaaaataaaatataatcagtGGGACGGAGCGAGTAATTTGTTTGGACAAAGTTAAAAGGATATATAAGATAAAACAGAGTATAAAATCacaagagtatgtctcttgtgagacggtatcacgaatctttatctgtgagacggatcaaccctaccgatacaggaaattttcatacaaatttttgcctaatCCACAAACAGGAAATTTGGATTCATTCATGTTGGTATATAAGTTTTTCCTCCTTGGTCTTCTTtaagattatttaatatatttagatATCGTTTAGTTCgttatattatttatccatatttttatcaaatctAATCTCATGTTTGATGCACCATATTATCTACCAATCATTTATcttatatcaatcaaatcatcaatcatTTATCTCATATCACTCAAatcattgaattaaaattacaatattattattaataaataatattataaatattttcaaaaagacaaaacgataatattatattatctcaaatttaatcaaattaatctatcaaatcaaatattatattaactataatttttatatattttattattaaaaaatattatttatctatatattatttgtattatacATGAACCAAACTGTACCTTATACTCAGACTAATTCTTCATACCCTTGCGAACAAAAACAGAAGGGGAATTACACACAAGCCGAGCACTAAAAACTATAATTAACCAAAAAAACcatcaaaattttatgatttatcttGAATTATTGAAGCTAGACCAGCAACAATCTTACCTCCTTTGTGCAAAATCTTAGGCTTAATCTCCGGCGGCTCCCACGGCAGCACCATTGGAGTTGCGATCTTGTTTTCGTCACCACCACCACCGTTGATTTTCTCGTCGGCGGCGGGGCAGTTCTCTCCTAACATGAACTCAATTTTATCACATGAACTTGATTTTTGCTCAACCAATCCCTCTTTCTTGTCAGCATCGTTCTTCGAGTTATGGCGAGTGTAAGGAGAAAGCCATTTGGATTTTACATAATCTGCTTTGCGCCATGGAGGAAAAGGCATCCCCTTCTTGTTCAAGCTCTGTTTAGCTGATTCAGATACGGTGTCGATGATCTTCTCGAGACGATCGGCCTTTCCTACAAATATGTTGGGCAGTACTTGAAGGACCAGTTTGTATGCCTTGGTGGATCTTGCAATTTCGAATTCTGATCTGAAATCAATGTCGATCAAAAATCTCTCCGACTCGACTATCACATCTACGTATTCGTATTCCCCTGAACACAGAATACATGACTAAGCACGCTAGATATTTTCTAGGAACGATCACAGAAAGAACCAAGTTTTCCAGAATATTGTTCGGTACCTGCGGGGAAAGAGGGTGTTTTTGCCCATTTCGATTTGCAGATCGAAGCATCGTATCCAAGAACTGTCAGGCTATCTTCCAAGATTTTTCTGCAAGATCCATCTTTGCGCTTACCGATCTTGTTTTTCTCGATTATTCTGGCAGTGTCAGCCAACAGATTTCTCTCAGAAACGCATAAAGAGGGTACCAGACTCTGCTCGACAAAGGCAAAATTTTTCAGATGTATTATCCATGAATATGAACTCGTTCGTAGCAAACAAATCTGCCCACAAAACCAATCACTGTATATAAATCTAAATAGCTAATTATTGATTACCTTAAGGGTTTCGCACGCATCCACGGAGGAAGAAGGCTTGAACGAATCATGCTCATCATCACAGCCGTCCGAACAGTTTCCATTGAAACAACTGCACAAGTTTCTACCGCACTTGGGCTTCTCGTTGTTCTCTTCGATGAAATTCTGAATCATTTTCGCCAGGCAGACTGAGCTTAGCTCAAGCTCCTCCGACGCATCCTTGTTGCAATAATTCGGCGGCTCATCAGCGCCGGGCGTCTTATCTTGCGCAGATATTTTGAGGACACCCGAGAATTGCCTCTCGAAAAGACGTTTGAACCGGGACTTCACCACTGGCTTCAACGGCTCGAAATTTGCCGGACCCTGTTTCCCCCGAGGCGCGTTCAAATCGATCGGCTGAATTTTCAAGGGGAAAGGCATTACTTCTAAGAtgctatttaattttattttggaacTATTCTTTTCTCAATACCAAGTCTCCATTTCTTCATCCAATCAATTTACAAGACTTCAAAACTAATATTTAACTACCTTAATCCTCATATCATCCATTTCTCAGTAACTCGCCTGCCTAAAAATTGGCTCCCAATTGAAGATttcagaaaggaaaaaaaaagaagaaaaaatcaaTCGACACAAGAACAGAAAAGTTAAGCTAAAAACTGAGCAATcttatcttaaaaaataaaaaggctTGCTGACAATCAGATACCAATACCCGAGGATTACCAAAATTTCAACAATAATCCATCTCTAATTGCAAAAGAAAGCATGGAATAACTTCTAAAGTCTGCTACataattctttaaaataaaGCTTCACTTTCGCTTAGGGATTTCAAAttccaaaaaacaaaaaaaaaaagataatccCCCTCTAAGCAACGTGACGGCTCCGGCAATCGGAAACGGAAACCCGATCATGAAATGCCGGAAACTCCATTTTCCGGAGAGAGAAACAACACGCAGAAACACGACAAGTGTGTGGGTAGCTGATTTCGGGAAGGTGGGGAGGCCCTTTTTATAGGAGAAATTGCGGACTAGGATTAGATTCTGCCACGCTGGAACGTGACGTGGGACCAACCCCATCCGTTTTCTGGATACTTGTCGCGCGATTAGGGACCCTCAGCTCTCAACTAGCAGCTTCACGACGCCACGTAATTCACGGAGACGCGTCGAGGGCTTGATCGAATTATCCAAAATACCCTCGGATTTGTATGAAATCTCGTGGTGGTTATTACTTctagatatatatatttgcaaagagcaatttattattattattttataaaaaaatcaattccgagtttttttggtatataaaacaaataaaacacATTCCGGTCTCttcttgattttcaaatattttggccaatttaaaaataatatataagagTATGACCTGACCTGATCTCCATGATGATCTGTCCTATTCTGTCCAAGTGGTCTGGCCTGGTCTGTCCGGGTGGTCTGGATTGGTCTGCCCGGATGGTCTGGCCTGGTCTCGCGGGTCAGACAATCTGCACACACTCAACAAGATAATGTCAGGGGGGCGCCGGAAGGGTTtccggcgtagccactccgacgctcaagtcagtacAAGGTTCACCAAGTAGAGAGAGATTTTATTGAATGCAGTAGATTGCAAAGTCTATTTAAATGAGCAAACCTGGGTATTTATAGGGTAGAATATGACATCGATTATAGTGCATGGACACTGTTCCTGATTAGAAAACTGCACATGCCTTGTCATCTGACAACTGCCCATACCCTGTACTGTGACAACTGCCCATGCCCTGTCATCTGTCAATAGGCATGACGACCCATACTGTTCGGGTCTTGTCATGGGTACTGATTATCATGCTAATGATGCATGATGACCCATACTGGTCGGGTGACCTGAACCCTGTCCGAGCTGAAGTACCCTGGTCGGGCGAAAGTACCCTAGTCGGGCTGGAGGACCCTGTTTAAATTTTACTCATGCTCTACTCTTTATAGCGAAttggattttgactttttttaatttttctctttCCGCTCGAGTCCAAGAATGACCCGAGCCCTTTCCAGGGTATCATCAGAAGGCAAGCCTATGACAGACCCAAGTattttcctataaatatcaggtttgagtgtCTAATTCAAGGCATTCGATacattcactatattattttcagcagcacccttagctgctctctcTTTATATCCTCAGTATCTGACATGAGCGTCAGAGGACCTACGCCAGGACATTTTCCCgaccccttctaacggtcttctcCGTGATTTCAGACTCAGGACAAATTCAAAGCCTACGTCTGGACTAGTGTCACTTGCATGAATCAgaccctaaattttcagtgagtatcacttggcgccgtctgtgggaacttTGAGCTGAGACATAGAGATGGTAGGCCGGAGAGGAAGTAGAAGAAATAACTATGTATCGTCTCGTCCTCAGATGAGACCCGAACAATATCGTCTTGAGACGAGACAAGAACAACCCCGTCCTGATATGAGAGCCGAACAACCTCGCCAGGAATTGGGTCAGTTCATCACCAGGACAGTAGACGAAGCCATGAAGAGCAACCAAGAGTCTATGTTTGCTGAAGGACAAGCCACTCGCCAGGAACAAGAGGAGAATGTGGAGGGTCGTCAGAGCAGGGTTGAAGAGACGTGACCCCTCCCAATTGAAGAGAATCCAGAGATGGAAGAGACGTGGAGTGAGATACGGATGTTGAGGCAACAATTGTAAAACAGATCTGCAGCGTCCAAGAAAGAAAGTCCTTTTTCCCTTACCATTTGGGAAGAAGGGCTTCCCCCAAATTTTCGACAATCAAATGTGGGAGAGTACGATGGACATACTGACCCAGAAGAACATTTGGGAAGGTTTGAGAACGCAGCTCTGTTGCATCAGTATTCGGATGGAGTCAAGTGTAAGGTGTTTCTGGacacgttggtgaggtcagcttagcaatggtttaacaccttgcagccCAACTCCCCACAATCTTCGAGGATTTTTCTGCTGCTTTCTTGCCCAGATTCGCTAGTAGCAAGAGGCACCAaagaaattatttgagcttGTTTGTGATGAAGCAGCCAGAAACTGAAACTCTGCGAGAATTTATCCGGCGTTTCAACGATGTAGCGCTGGATATACCAGCTGCTTCCCCTGACATTATGATAAGTGTCTTTACCCAAGGACTGAGAGGATGGGAGTTCTTTAAATCGTTGGTCAAAAAACTTCCATCAAGTTATGATGATCTGTTATCTCAggtagaaaaatatgtaaatctagAAGATGCCCAGCGGCATaagaggatggagcagcggCCTGGGGGAAGTAGAGTTGAGGGAGCGGAAAGAGGAGGTCGAAAGAGAGGTGCGGACGAGATGGAGGAAGATAAAGATAGGATcagaggacaattctcatcccATGTTCCTCTGGATAGGAGTCGTGACAAGGTGATGGAGGTGAAGGATCCTGAGGAGAGGTGGGAGAAGTCGCAAAGGGTTAAGAGCAGTGCTAGATTGCCTTCGCAGAATGGACGAGAAGGATCATCATCCGGGAGTCGACCGAGGTCTCGCCCGTCCCTTAGGCGTGGTCAAGGCCCTCCATGGATAAATTAGAGGGTCGGGGAGCAGAGAGGGGAAGGTTGAGGTCAAGATGTCCCTCAGGAGTCCGTCGAACTGAGGAGGGGAATGAATGATGATAACCACCCTATGAAAGGAATTattcatatgatctcggggGTGTTATTGATGGAGACTCTGGGCGAGCTCGAAAGGCACATGGGAGAAGGTTGGAGAACTTTGAGATATCTAGGAGTGTAGACTTACTACAAGACCTCGTCATCAGCTTTGGGTCGGAAGACCTCCGAGGCATTGTGACTCCACATAACGATACCTTGGTGGTGCCAATTATGAGGTGGTGaggatatttattgataatggaagctccgTAAACGTCTTGTTCAAGAGCACGTTGGATCAGATGAAGGTGGaaggatttgagtttgagccgATCTCCACCCCGCTTATGGATTTGTAGGACATGCCATCCCGTCTTTGGGTCAGATTGTTCTTTCCTTATCCTTGGGGACAGATCCTCTGCGGGTAACAAAAATGATAGCCTTCACCGTGGTGGATACCTCGTCAGCGTATAATGGAATTCTAGGACGACCAGCCCTGAAGGATTTTGGAGTCGTAGCTTCCACTtatcatcagaagcttaaaTTTCATGTGGGAAAAGGAGCTGGAATCTTGTGTGGGGACCAAAAAATCTCGCGTTGGTGTTATGAAGGGGTAGTGAGGGAAGAGGGAAAAAGAGCACGTGTGGAAGTTAACTTGATAAAGAAAGGAAAAAGTGGGTAACTTGGTCCTGTTGAAGGTACAAGAAGAGCAGAGAGGAAAGTTGGACCCAGAGTGGGAGGGTCTTTTCAGAGTGattgagaaatttaattatgGAGCTTATTGCTTGGAGAATGCTAAAATCGAGACTTTAAAGAGGCTCTGGAATACTTACCACCTTAGAAAATATCATTCTGAATTTTAACGTTGATGTatttcatatttgaattttctaatGTAAACAGttggaattcaataaaatcaaattcttctttccagttcatgaatgttgttttattatgaaaatgagaaaacttAAATTTACCTACTTGGACTGAGCCTAGTAGAGAAGAAGAGTTGGAGAGGAgtataattaaattttcctactaaggcatcgcctagtagaggagcagagtggatgagaaaatttaaatttacataCTTGAACtaagcctagtagaggagaagagttggaGAGGAGAAAGATTAAATTTTCCTaataaggcatcgcctagtaaaGGAGCAGAGtcgaggagaaaaattttattttcctactaagacatcgcctagtagaggagcggAGTGGAGTAGAGAcatctttaaatttttctacgaaggcatcgcctagtagagaagTAGAGTGGagcagaaaaattaaatttacctGCTTGGGCTGCACCTAGTACATGAGAAGAGTTGATGAGGAGAAATTAAATTTACCTACTTGGGCTGCGCCTAGTAGAGGAAAAGAGTTGATGacgagaaattaaattttacctacttgggaTGAGCCTTGTAGAAGAGTCATGGGTGAGGAGGTGAAacctttattttcctgctaaggcatcacTTAGCAGAGGAGATTGGGGTGAGAAGGTGAAacctttattttcctgctaaggcatcgtctAGCAGAGGAGACTGGGGTGAGGAGGTGAAACTTTTATTTCCCTGTTGAGGCATCGCCCAACAGAAGAGTCAGAGGGTGATGAGTTGGAAATTAAGtttttttcctgctaaggcatcaccTAGCAGAGAAATCATAGGGTGAGGAGGtggaagttttattttcctgttgagccatcgcctagcagaggagtcagaTGGTGAGGAGGTGGAAGCTTTATTTTTCTATTGAGACATCgcttagcagaggagtcagagggtgaggagTTGGAAATTAAGTTTTTTCCTGTTGAGGCATCACCTAGAAGAGGAGTCACATGATAAGGAGGtggaagttttatttttctgtTGAGCCATCGAATAGCAGAGGAGTCAGAATGTGAGGAGGTagaagttttattttcctgctcaggcatcgcctagcagaagagtcagagggtgaggagGTTGAAGTTTGATTTTTCCTGCTAAAGCCCGGCTTAGCAGAAGAGTTACGAGATTATGAGGTGatagttttatttttctactaagGTCCGGCTTAGCATAGAAGTTATGAGATGATGAGgtgagaattttattttcctgctaagaatcgtctagcagaggagttagagtt
This genomic interval from Primulina huaijiensis isolate GDHJ02 chromosome 14, ASM1229523v2, whole genome shotgun sequence contains the following:
- the LOC140958098 gene encoding uncharacterized protein, translated to MPFPLKIQPIDLNAPRGKQGPANFEPLKPVVKSRFKRLFERQFSGVLKISAQDKTPGADEPPNYCNKDASEELELSSVCLAKMIQNFIEENNEKPKCGRNLCSCFNGNCSDGCDDEHDSFKPSSSVDACETLKSLVPSLCVSERNLLADTARIIEKNKIGKRKDGSCRKILEDSLTVLGYDASICKSKWAKTPSFPAGEYEYVDVIVESERFLIDIDFRSEFEIARSTKAYKLVLQVLPNIFVGKADRLEKIIDTVSESAKQSLNKKGMPFPPWRKADYVKSKWLSPYTRHNSKNDADKKEGLVEQKSSSCDKIEFMLGENCPAADEKINGGGGDENKIATPMVLPWEPPEIKPKILHKGGKIVAGLASIIQDKS